The stretch of DNA actgttcagcagaggaggcagggtcaggcagtgggtagttcgaatcttcgacctcgtgcccaaggtcaggtttttgcgctgaaccaggatcaggctgcagatgagacggagagagtcatagcaggtacttttcatttatgcggtattcctgcttttgttcttattgatacaggagcctctcattccttcatttctgcacgatttgttaagcgtcataggttaccctatgtttctctagacgtcattctttctgtttctactccgatgggtcattcggtgttagcgaagcgtctagtgatgggttgtcccttagattttgagggtaacgagttgactgcgaatcttatgatcctagagatggaagattttgattgtattttgggtatagacttattgactacctaccgagctactgtggattgttaccagaagcttgttcagtttcgtacgactgaaagctctagttggtttttctatggtgagggagcgcgacctccgatgccagtggtatctgctctgaaagcctgtcgtgctttagagtcgggcggggaaggctacctcatctatgcgattgattcatccacaggtagtgttggtctagaggatattccagtggtttgtgaatttcctgatgttttcccagatgagattcctggttttcctccggttagagaggtggaatttggcatagatttaatgccagggactgcaccgatttctcgtgccccctatcgtcttgctccgtcagagatgagagagctgaagcagcaattgcaggatcttcttgataagggttatattcgcccgagtgtttcgccttggggagctccagtcttgtttgtcaagaagaaggatggatcgatgcggttgtgcattgattatcgccagctgaatcgggtgacgatcaaaaacaagtaccctttaccccgtattgatgacttgttcgatcagcttcagggtacttctgtttactccaagatcgacttgcgatcgggttatcatcagatgagagtcagagatgatgatatttccaagactgcatttcgtactcgttatgggcattacgagtttctagttatgccattcggattgacgaatgcgccagcggtgttcatggatctgatgaaccgagtcttccgagattttctggatcagtttgtggtggttttcattgacgatatcttgatctattcccacagtgtggaagagcatgcccaacacttgaggattgtgttgcagattcttcgcgagaagcaattgtatgctaagctgagtaagtgcgagttctggattgatcgtgtggtattccttggtcacgtgatttccaaggaaggagtttctgtggatcccagcaagattgaagcagtgctgaattggtcacgtccgacgacagtggctgagatccgtagttttctaggtctggcagggtattatcgtcgcttcatcgtgaatttctctcagatagccagaccattgacgcaacttactcggagggatgttccatttgagtggtcatccgagtgcgaagatagtttcagagagcttcgtcgacttctgacttctgcacctgttttggcgttaccgtcaggatctgatggtttcagtgtttacaccgatgcctccactcaaggcttagggtgtgtgttgacgcaaaacggtcatgtgattgcttatgcttccagacagctgaaatctcacgaggagaagtatcccactcatgatctggaattggcagctattgtgtttgcgctgaagatttggcgtcattatttgtacggtgttcagtttgaaatctttactgatcataagagtctgaaatatctgttcactcaggctgagttgaacatgaggcaacgtcgttggatggatttgctgaaggattatgattgcgagatcaagtaccatccaggttctgcgaatctcacagctgatgcgcttagtcgcaaggtgagagcctctgcacatcagacttgtgctatgactagtgccatccaggatagttgctcgttggggtttaacttcaagcatcggaaaggtatggagagcattcgtgttgctaccattttatctgagcccaatttgttcactcggattcgagaagctcagatgtctgatctcaagactcagagattagctcggttagttggtggtgatagcaatttccattatcagtccaatggtcttctgtgcttatctaatcgggttgtagtaccagaggatgacactttgagggacgagatattgtctcaggcgcatcgaagcaagttaagtgttcatccaggaagcaacaagatgtatagagacttgaggatgcggttttggtggaaagggatgaagcgcagcgtgtatcagtttgtctccaagtgtctagtttgccagcaggttaaggcagagcaccgtcgaccgggaggattgttgttgaacttacctattccagaatggaagtgggagcatattacgatggatttcattactcacttgccattatcttcgaggaacagcgatgctatctgggtagtggtggatcgactcaccaagtctgctcattttctgccgtataatcgtgatttcactttcgatcgtatggctcgattgtacattcaggagattgtacgtttgcatggagtgcctgtcagtattgttagtgacagagatcctcgttttacctcacggttttggggtagtttccagtcagctttgggtactacactgagtctgagtactgcttatcatccggagactgacggtcaatcagagaggactatccgtacgcttgaggatatgttgcgagcctgtgttatggatttcggacccgcttggcaggatcatttgcctttgattgagttcgcgtacaacaacagctatcatcgtagtattggtatggcaccatttgaggcgttgtacgggcgacgttgtcgtactccattattctgggatgaagtcggggaacgacaggtagagggaccggagttagtccagcaggctatagataaggttgcagtaatcaagaagcggattaagactgctcaggatcgacaggctagttatgcgaacacaaagcgtcgacctcttcattttcagccaggtgagaaggtgtttctccgagtttcgccttttcgcaggattttgagatttggtctcaagggtaagctgtctccgagatttattggtccattcgagatactggaatgtgtgggagatttagcttacagacttgcgttgccgccgtacctatcaagtattcatgatgtgttccacgtatccttgttgagacgttatgtagcagatgagtcgcacatcttacatccatctgaagttcaacttgatacggatttgtcttacgtggagcgaccagttcagattctagatcgcaaagataaggtgttgcggaataagatcattcctcttgtcttagtgcagtggcagcgtcgaggcactgaagaagccacttgggagttagagagtcgtatgcgttcagagcatccagagctcttttgagttgtgctttgtataagtttgtgttttcagttgtaatcatagtatcagttgtattcaacaacaattgagatgtattaatgatgatgttatttcgttttgttcattctctaagcctgatttcgaggacgaaatcttttaagggggggagaatgtagtagcccgaattccaaattgggtaattaacggagtaatggtgattaagaaggtttaaggtgtaattttggctatggtcatgatcggacggaccgaagagggttcggaagcaccgaagagttcggacgatccgaagtgtagttcggtgaatccgatcataggtgtcaagtgttgatcgacacgtcattttccatgcatgttcggacggtccgaagtgtatgatcggaggatccgatcatgagctgtcaagagccaatggacacgtagcgttcggacgttccgaagtgttgttcggaggatccgaacatggcctataaatagtgctcggatttcctcattttgacttgccaatttcttgagttttctctcattttggagagtttggaaggtttctagggttagttgttggtcgagcgatagctaagagctgccaggagtagtagcgtagcggcgcctgagtttcaaggcaatcgacatcaaagggctgtcgacggacgaaggtaaaccctaaacctttggtagtactagggagtactggttttgctagtcgagcatggtagtatttattgagtatgcttttgatgcgtaggcttgtgctagacctgattagcggtgttgcgtaaggctaggcttgctgtgatagaggtacgaaagtactatccgagatatcctggttgagtatacattcatatatgtgttgcatgagtatttgctgcattgttatatgtcatatgatgcatgctattatgtcacgagttatgatgcatattgcatatcatgttgagccgtatctcctttgagatagcctttactgttgagctgtatctctttcgagataagctatatcttggggccgctcagccctgtcttgtggacgcatggacaccgagagtacacagtggccgacgggtcgggagggcttcggtggtccgggacattttaggtccacgtctgtcttgtagtggatgcagtgacccagaggttggaccgcgcggcactatccacttggcgcctctagactgagcattttgagatcctttgtgattcatgtttcttgactaccctggtatcatatcatagcatgtgcatttcatataggtttgtatactcatactttagtactgggcgttcttatcgctcacgtcctcggttttgtttattcttggacacccctttcccacggggcaggcctcaggttggatggctcaggaggagcaggaggaggacgttgagtagctggttggtttagttttcagtgttttccatttgattcgatatggttgtactggatttttcattttgagttagtctagacttcgatttcgattgggttgtataactattgttgttggccatatttccgctgttatctctgattataattaattaggttaattgcatgcttagtttttgattagtaggtgattctggaacgggtcactacaaattttttgccatgaggcaccgcacaagtattcgtacttgtgcataatttaaatctggtgttaatttattaaagttatatttgtgtgttaaataattaatttccgcTGCCGTGTTGTGTacagtgttgacaacaccggacacaacactaacttctgatacacacataataatgtttttatatttatttcctgCACAACAACAATTCCTTACATATATGACGGGTCAATCTTATCAATATTcgcaataaaagtaatatttttagcataaaaagtaatttcatgaattactcaaataagagatctatctcacaaaatatgatatgtgactccgtctcacacaaatttttgttaaaaattaaatatgtatgCTTGTATCGTGTGCCAAGTTGAGATATGTACATTGTGAATACTAGATTGTgtgtttataaaataaatatcacaCAGTATTCCAAATGGGGTGGTGGCGCAGTTGGCTAGCGCGTAGGTCTCATAGCTACTGAGTTATCCTGAGGTCGAGAGTTCGAGCCTCTCTCACCCCATATCGTTTTTGCTCCGTATTCGAGACTGATCCGACCCGTTTCAGTTTCGTTGTATTATGCCATTCATTTGTTATCTGGATTCAACGTCTCATGTGCAACAACTTTCTAGAGAAAGTTGGTTTTGCCCATATTTTCATGCGACAAAATTCTTCGATATATAATGGTTCGATGTGTTTAAGCTCAAGAAGGAAAATTTTGGACGTCTTGAATAATTTTGATGATTGTTTAGTGACAAGACAAGTCTTACCGTCTCGTAACATGACAATTATTGTACTCCAAACTTTTTtcgatttaatataaaaatgggGCAACTTTTAGCCTCATTTGGAGTATCACGTATATCTAATTATATAATCCAGTGAACAAATATTTGGTTTCAAATCGACCCTTATGGCTCACACTTTAGATTATATATATGATCTTGAAATTTATAGTGAAACTTCAAACTATCTTTATGATAtgaaaaaaacttgtgtgagacgatttcacatgtcgtattttgtgagacgatttcacatgtcgtattttgtgagacatatatcttatttgggtcatccatgaaaaaacttactttttatgctaagagtattactttttattgtgaatatcggtaggattgacccgtgttacagataaaaattcgcgagaccgtctaacaagagacatactcttatGATATTACCTCAACCATGCATCTAAAGACGCATATTTAATACACCCATGTGAGTACACTAAAAATTAATGGAATCCACACGTATAAATGAAGCCTTGTGGTAGTGTCATAAATGTAATATCTCATTAATATTTACTATTGTGGGTTTTAATTGTGTGCAAAACTGATTGATTGATGAGCCTAATGTAAGATATAACTTATGgcttaattatttatcaaataaattTATCTACTTAGGCGAAAACTCATcaaatttgagaaaataaataataattaagtcTCAAATAGAGATGAATTGTTTTtagtaattttatattaatctAACTCAACATTCATGGCAATCTCAAATCTCGACTATATTAGTCTTGCTGAGTATCCAAGGATGAAACATAGTACCTAACTATACTAATAAGCGATATCCCTTGTACTTAATCATCCTTGAGCATACCTAAAACAGGATCTTCTTTAGATGGTTCCGAAGTAGGATCGATCTTGGGTGTATACGAGGATGTCGTTTTGGCTACACCACCGTTAACTCCCGTTACATCTTGCGTTTCCATGGCTTCACGCGCTGCTTGTTCTTTCGCTTGTCTAGCTTTCTCCAGCACTTCTTCCTGGGGATAACTGATAAGTGTtacgaaaaaaaaatataatctttTAACATAGACAGGGGCTGATCAAGCTCACAGCAAAACAAACTCAGAATGATGGCCAAAAGTAATGTGTTCAATTATATCCATCAGTGACAAACTTTATATTTCTGTTTAGGCCATATCTCAGGAGCTCGATTTTTTTGGGAAAAGTGGTTTCAATGTTTCAAGCTCTAGAGCGCAATTCTCGtatattttattaagttaatcTTGGGTGACATTTGTGGGCTAATATTCGACCAACCTGCATGTGTACATGTTGGCTGTTGATTATAGGCATGTATTCATTGGGCAATCAATTTAACACGCACGCAAGGCGTGTTCAGCATGTGTGTCAAAGTACAAAACCACTGTCTGTCATCTCCCACGAGCTCAAACTTTTAAGATCGATTTCAACCCTGACCTAAAAGTCGAACTCTACATCTAGACACGACACTTCAGAATCAACATAGAATATGctgattattttttattaaggcCATTCCATACCAAGGATGCTGAAATCACAAGAAAAATCTAAGAACTTCCATTCAGTCGAAGCAAATCCAATTCTCAAGctataaattcaataatttttcttttatttctgaacAAGTATATATTTATTTCTATCAGCACATGCAAACGGTTTGGTGTCCTGGTTCCACCTCGAAGGCTGAAAGAGCGTTACTCTCCTCGATCAAATTATTTAGGACCATGCAACAAATCAAAATATGTACCTGGAATTCCTGAATTTGTTTCTGCTGCTCAGCTTGTAACCTGCCAATTATGCTGAGAAATTCTCCAACTGATGACTCTATGCGCTCGTTGAGTGTCTCGGCCAGAGCTTTCCCCAAGAAAAATGCATCCAAGATTGTTCTGCTCTCGTTCTCACCTGCAAAAGGTCATTTGATATTCATTTGAGCCAGTGTTGTTGATGCTTCTATGTcaataaaataacatttttttgtTATCCAACAAAGTAGACGAGAAGGTGTTTCTTCACCTAGTGGTTTGAAATTTTTTCAAGAAACATGAAAAAGAAACAGACAACATAAAACCATTCAACGGAGATAATTAGACTGACTCTAGCTATACTTTTATAAAACACAAGTCAAACAGATTTGCAGATGGAAAGTTAAAGGAATTTTGAAGATGCTAGAAATAAACTCTTGCTTGAGCAGCTCTGCCACCCTACATTTACACAGTTAATGATTATGCACAAAATCTACTCCCAACAAAACTTGAAAGTTAATAAACTCGGATATTGGGCATCATACACTAATTAGAGTTGCATCAAATAAGTTACTATTCCACATAGGTTTAGCGTTAGAATATGCAATATGTGGACACAATGAAATAAAGATTACGTTATTCAGTTTACACTATAAGtttatgacaataaattcattatAACTAAAACATGAAACTGGATTGCCGTTAGAACAATCTCAGCAGCAATTTCAATGTGTTGTCTCAAAGGAAGAGACAACTAGCAAGTACAGCGGTTAAGAAACTCAGTGGTGGAGGGTCGTAGCAATAGACTATAGAGATAGTGAATATACTTCAGCCTCTATAGACATAACATAATTTCCACGGCAAGAACTTGATGCACTCCAGGCAGTGCTGACTGAGTTCTTCCGATCTGTAGAAAGCAAAACCCATTTCGACAAGGAACAAAAGCCGGTTAAACAATGAGGAGAATCTTGGTTAGGTAGAAACAGATTTTGGACACAAAATTTCTAAAAGCCAGCAGGGCCGAAACTAAATTCATAAACAGTAAAAACAAACCAACCTATGTAGATACAATTTACTTAAAAACGCATTTGTTCCCTAACATGTATAACTTGAGAATCAAATAAGCACATGTTTCCCCAACTTACAAAAGCTAAGGCGGAAGTAACGAGGCATAAATTGCTAAATTGGCTAATTAAAATTGTACCTGAACACGAAAATATTTAACTAGAAGCCAAAGattgatttgaacaaaactgaGAGAGTATATTTTAGGAAATTGGACTTCAATTTCAACCCTATTCCAATTTTTATGAACTTTGAGCATCAATTTTCATTAGCATGTCAAAAGTTTCAAACGTTAGTGCTTTGGACAGCGAAGCTAGAAATTTTATAGAAAGAATGGAACCAGATGAAATATTAGGAGGGAGTGGCGCAACTTCCCCTCCGCCGCTACATGTAGTAAACTAATTTTAGATTCAAATCCAACTCAACAAGTTTTCATTAGTTTAGCACGATTCCCATCCCAAGTCTACACTGCCTAAGATAACTTTAGCAAAACACCAAATACAAATCCACATTTAATCAATGAAGATCGAACTTTTACACGATTATCTACACCGACAATGAAATTCGAATTCGATCAGCAAAAACATAACAATAAGAAGCTGAAATGTGCTGACAGATAGAAATGGTACCCGAATCACCTGTACTCCTACACCCAACTGACTCGAGATTAATTCCTCGAAACTTGTGCGACCCCATTGAGACCAGCTTCAGATTGGATGAAAACGATGGATGTTCACGCCAGAAAGCGGCGGCTTTTTGTTGGCGGGTTATCAACGGGGTACGAGGTTTCGAACAAACCGAATAGGCTTGTTGGGACGATGCTATCACTCCCCCGCAGCTCATTTTCTtcttcctccccttcttgaattGAGAAAAGAAAGGACGCTGACTCAAGAGAATGGTTCGCTTTCAGTTTGCAGTCGAATTTTAGGACAACTGCAGCTGATGCGGCTAATGGTTTGTCTGAAAATTTTGGTGTCCTCGTATCGGATATCCCCTTTGAGGAAAAATGAGACCGCCCttcctttatttttttttatttgtttattattattaattattatttttcaagtgAAAATTGTAGCTTTTTTTCATGTTAAAAAAATGAcagtttttgtcaaaaaaaattttatttagttattttgatcaaatatattatcaaatttgaatattaataatatattatcaaatttgaatattaataatatattatcaaGATGCACGTCAAAAAATATcgaaattataatttgataatataaaagATTTTAGACGAAAATAAAGAtccaaaattatataaaaaaaatctttttttaTGTGTATAGATTTTTTTGGTCAAAActtttatttctactattttatatttatagtgAGTGAATCAAATTCAGGCATACAACCCACCAAGCCAAACATATATTCTAGATTTGGTTTGGTAAATTTAGATACATTATCAACCTTATACTAACACAAGGGTATGTTTGGTGTGTGTGATAAGTAAAGGATAGATTATTAAACTCATGTTTGTCTCATTTTTTATGGGTCCAATTAATCAAGAAGTTcatgataaaaaaaacataCTTGCTTGAAAAGATATCACATTGTTTTGGAGGGATTAACAATCCAATTGTATATTTTTACATTGAGTTTTGACATCAATCCAATTAATTACCCTATCCTACACACCAAACATAACCTAAAAGTATAGATAATCAATTTGGTTTATGAAGTCTCTATCTAAAGAAAAGATGATTGAACCGCGGTGTTTGATTAATTATAAAAACCACTCCAAATCATAGTTGGTCGAAATTTGATCCAATCTATGCTTTAGTTTTCGATTTAGTTTGGTTCGgttcattttataaatattctAGATACTTCAATCCTCACATAAGcgtagagtgagtctcatgtgagaccatctcacggatcttaatctgtgagacgagtcgaccctactcatattcacaataaaagtagcACTATTAgcgtaaaataatattttttcatggataacccaaataagagattcgttttacaaatacgatccgtgagaccgtctcacacaagtttttacccaTAAACGTATTACCCTTATACATCATGCAAATTCCGTAGTTCATTTGGGGTCGTGATATCTAAATTGGGAACATGGAACCATTAGATCTAGCATAAGAtttgaattttcaaaatatCCAGGTTTTTGTAATAGCATACAAATGTTTAGTAATAATGAAACTTGTCgcttatttttacttttatcttGATTCAGATTGTAGATTTTTGTAGTGAAATTTTACTTATATTATAGTTGTAAAATCGAACACTTGAcattttatcaaaaattataaaaagTGATAACAACCcgacttaaatattttatacatGTAGCATGTCGATTCGATCGCTCTCGTAACAGAGACAATTATTCCACCTCAATAACCACTCTCAATGGTTGCGCTCATTACGATCAATGAGAATAGAAAACACGACATTGATTCTGATACCTATTATAGTATCAAACACTTGTCGTTTCACAAAAAAGTTATAGCTGGTACAAACGGTgcactcaaattttttaaatcttaTAACAGTATAAACACTACAGTTTGATTATTATTACACCCAACAATAATTTAAATCGATTTTTATATAAGAGATtgaaaaaatgatacttttattatattatattatattttttcaatatttaaccAAATCgattttttgaaggaaaaaaaatcaaaaacagtaaattttattgaataataataataatataaaatatcaattttagtcGTATTTATCgatgtttgatatttttaattttatattttggcaaaaatttttgtgagacgatctcacgggtcgtattttgagagatatatctcttatttgggtcatcaatgaaaaatattactttttattgtgaatatcgttagAGTTGagccgtctcacagataaagattcgtgagaccgtctcgcaAGAGATATGctcttatattttttattgaataaattataataattgcATATAAACCATCAATTTTAGACTTTAGTGTTTGTGATCTAAATTATGTAATTAAATAATGACAAAAAAATGTAatgaataaaaaagaaaaagaaaaaaccaGTAGTTGTTGTTGGCATTGGTGGTAGCAAACCAGCAATGCTTCAGTCTTCAACGGCTCACAGCAAAAGCCTTTTCCTAATCCTTAGCGTGTAAAGTAAAAGGTCTCCTCTTCGAAAAACCCTCTCTTCTCCGCAATTCCTCTCTCCAAAATCACTATATTTTGCTGGCAGATTGGTAGATTCTTGCTTGGTACAGAAATGGGGCAGCAATCGTTGATCTACAGCTTTGTGGCTCGTGGGACGGTGATTCTGGCGGAGTATACGGAGTTTACGGGCAATTTCACCGGAATCGCAGCTCAGTGCCTTCAGAAACTCCCCGCTACCAACAATAAGTTCACCTACAACTGCGATGGGCACACCTTCAATTACCTGGTGGAGGATGGATTTAGTATGCGCCTTTTCGATCCGTCTATTACCCTTATTATTTGATTTGTCTTGTTTATTGTCTGATCCGATTGTTTATTTgtgttttttatttaattggGTAGAATTTGTACTTGCGTGTTTAGCTTGGTTATCGATTTCGCGAGATACATGTTATTGTTTTTGAGTCACGAGTTTACTTTTGCGTTGGGATCCGGATCTTATTTGAATGGCTTTGCTTGCTTGAGAGTTTCCTTTTGAGATAGTAGCTTAGATCTTAGTCCACTTTACTTGTTTTTTCTTAATTGATTGTTTGTACAGATCCCTATACTGTGTTTCTTTCATTTGATgaaatttttgttgttttgatgAGGATGAGCAAATCAGAGTGTTTGTATATACATCTTCTTAATCTTTTGTGTTTAAAGCATCACATCGAAGTTTTAGTTCATTGACTGTGTTTAAATCTTTTCGACTTGAATGCTATTTTGTTACAAAGTTGATGTTTGATGGGATCAGGACTGGTGCTTCATTTGAACCATTTAGATTATTGAGGttgttatttattttgtaaatggTTTTGCAGTAGTTGTTGTTTTGACATGGTTTACcatatttgaattgatttttgGGGTACCATGGAATTCCTAATTGATGGGTTTTGGCACCCAATCAGTGGAAACTAACCTTTGCTTTCATATTCTTTTAACTTCATTTCCAGTTACTTCACTCTCAGGTTGAATGTGTGATCATGCAAATTATATGCTTCTTTCTCATAATTTTGTTTTAATGGACTAATGGTAGGTGTTCTTTAATGGCAGCTTATTGTGTTGTGGCTGTTGAGTCTGCTGGAAGACAAATTCCAATTGCATTCCTGGAAAGAACAAAAGAGGATTTTACCAAGAAGTATAGTGGAGGAAAGGCTGCTACAGCTGTAGCTAACAGCCTAAATAGAGAGTTTGGGTAATAGCTTACTGTTTAATCTCAC from Primulina eburnea isolate SZY01 chromosome 6, ASM2296580v1, whole genome shotgun sequence encodes:
- the LOC140834166 gene encoding uncharacterized protein isoform X2, with protein sequence MSCGGVIASSQQAYSVCSKPRTPLITRQQKAAAFWREHPSFSSNLKLVSMGSHKFRGINLESVGCRSTGENESRTILDAFFLGKALAETLNERIESSVGEFLSIIGRLQAEQQKQIQEFQEEVLEKARQAKEQAAREAMETQDVTGVNGGVAKTTSSYTPKIDPTSEPSKEDPVLGMLKDD
- the LOC140834166 gene encoding uncharacterized protein isoform X1, producing the protein MSCGGVIASSQQAYSVCSKPRTPLITRQQKAAAFWREHPSFSSNLKLVSMGSHKFRGINLESVGCRSTGDSGENESRTILDAFFLGKALAETLNERIESSVGEFLSIIGRLQAEQQKQIQEFQEEVLEKARQAKEQAAREAMETQDVTGVNGGVAKTTSSYTPKIDPTSEPSKEDPVLGMLKDD
- the LOC140834168 gene encoding vesicle-associated membrane protein 721-like; its protein translation is MGQQSLIYSFVARGTVILAEYTEFTGNFTGIAAQCLQKLPATNNKFTYNCDGHTFNYLVEDGFTYCVVAVESAGRQIPIAFLERTKEDFTKKYSGGKAATAVANSLNREFGPKLKEQMQYCVDHPEEVSKLAKVKAQVSEVKGVMMENIEKVLDRGEKIELLVDKTENLRSQAQDFRTQGTRMRRKMWFQNMKIKLIVLAIIIALILIIVLSVCRGFKCH